From Punica granatum isolate Tunisia-2019 chromosome 1, ASM765513v2, whole genome shotgun sequence:
CGCCTCCACCACTCTACAGTATTCATTATGATTTGTCCAGAACTTGAAGAATTTGAAAGAGCTCTTAGTAAGTGGCTTCTCTTTTATCACTGTAGCAATACTAGGACAATGGTCAGAAATGAGTAGAACCAAGAATTCAACAGTAGAGCCTACAAATTGATTAGACCAATGCTCATTTATTAATACTCTGTCCAATTTCCTTGCAATAAATCCTTCAGCCCTTTTATTAGTCCAAGTGTAGAAATTTCCTATCCATGGATGATCAATAAGTGTAATTTCTTTCAAAACATTCCTGAACTCCATCATTCCAGGGAGGTCACTGATCTCAGCATTACTGGACTCTTCATCAGATTTAATAACATTGAAGTTACCAGCCAAAATCTAGGGCTTATCACCAGCCAGGAGCAGTATTAGCACCATAAACTGCTGAGAACCAGCAGGTAAAAAAACCATTAATTTGAATGGCACAATGAATGCATTGATCCCCATTTTCAACCACAGAAACAGTCACTGTGTCATCATAAAGTAACCATAGTCTTCCAAGATGAGCATGCGAATAATTGTGAATCAAGGTCCAACCCTTAAACATACTGTCCACAATACCCTGTGCCTTTCCTTCTTGCACTGTTGTTTCCAGGATACGAATGACATTAACCTTCTGAGAAGCAACTAGTTTTTTCAACTCCTGATGCTTAAGGGATCTATTAAAACCCCTCACATTCCATGTTAGTATTCTAAGCATTAGAGAGGCTCGAACCAGAGTTCTTACCTCTAGACTGTTGTCCAGGTACCTCAGACTGCTCCTGCCTCTTACTACCCTTCTTGTCCCTCTTGTGGTTGTGTTATATTTTGCATCAATTGGTTAAAGCCCTGAACGGAGCTACTGACTTTCCTGGTGGATAGCATTGGTACATTTGTGTTACCAGAAAATTCTGGATCAGCTGCTTCATGCAAAAGTGAGAATCTATTGGAGGACTCAATCTTGGATCCTGCTTTTGACTAAAAAACAGCACTTCTTTTAGCCACATTCTTACTTAAAGGCATACTACAACCTTCCTTCATTAGTACAGGCCTCTTTTGAGGGGACCTGCTAAGCTCTGCTCCCTTCAACTTCCCTGAACCAGGTACTTCTTCAACCACCAAAGCAGTCTCTTTGGCCAACCCATTTGGTGTCTTAGAGTCCTCAGCAGATGAAACCTGAGCTTGAGCCTTAGGCACCCACTTCTTTGTAGCCACAGTTTTCCAAGGATACTCAACCTCCACATCGGTGTACTGCCCATCTTCCATCACTAATGTCAAGGTTTTAGGCAACTCACCTTGGACAGTAATATCTATACACATTCTAGCAGAGTTCCCTCGAGAAATATACTCAACTTTCTTCTCAAAGCACACAGGGATCCCCAAACCACTAGCAACATAACTAAGGCCCTGCTCAGTCAGTAATTCCAATGGGACTTTGGAGAGCTTAACCCATACTGGGACCTTCTTCTGCTCAAGATTAACAACCTGTATGTTCTTCTCCCATGGTCTAAGCAGTATAGGACAGTGATTAATATGCCATGTCCCATTATTCAAGACAAAATCTCTTCCTTCCACAGTTTCAAAATCAAACAGAATGAGGCCATTGTCAAGTTCCTTAATACTcacaacaaaaattttaaataggatggttttaatttatatttatataaaattaatataaggCTTTATCTTAAATATGTTTTCAGGTTTTAAGatgtaataaaattaataagaaaactGTCATAACAATCTCTTCTAATAAGTTTATCTCAATGTAATTATTACTTCAATCATTttcaggaaaaagaaaatctttctTTGTTGGTTGCATCAAccaaaagaagggaaaaggaaaaattgaaagtCAGAGAAAGAACTGAAGAGGGAAATTGAGTAATTCGGCCATAAATAGCGGATGCATGGGAGaggaaatttatttaatagaaTATTAAGAAGAATGGACAAGTTTTGGCAAATTAAAAAGGATAGGTAAAAAAAAGATGGGTATTTTATAGTATTAGGCTAATGAATTTctcttgtaattgaaaaaaggaTGGATAtaaattttaccaaaaaaatgatagataaaattgatttaattgaACCATGTGGTTGGTTAACAGGAAGAATAATTAGGAACTGCGAAAAAGTAAGCAATAAGAGAAAAACAAGGGATTGTATAGAATTATTATGTCTATGGATTTTCTAGCATCCTCAGCCACTGCCGTCAGAAATGGTTTTGTACTCGGAGAACAATGCTCCGTACTTGTACGAAAACAAAGTCTTGACATATGTAATACAATCGATTCCATTGTACATGCAGTCAACTATTTCATcactttattttcatataaataCGAAACATTGTACATTTAGTCGACTGCATTTTACATACAATCAACCGTCTCATCTCTTTGTTTTTATACAAATACGAAATATTGTTTTTCAAgtataaaacattttgtatgaGCGCATGTAGCTGAACCTTCAGCCACAGAGTGATAGAAAATCCCTATGTCATAGTGGCTAACAAATAAACATAAGAGAAAATGggatttattaaaaattatttttggcaATAAGGTTTTACGCGTCCGTTGCACGAGATTTTGACatgagtttttttaaaaaataaaaaattattttctaaaatgttgCATATTTAgattatgtatttatttattcttataaaaaattatttttacaatTGTTTTAATAACTGTACATGCTTCATTCACTTTTCGTTATTGAATAATTAGTACTATAAGCATGCAATGAATTATATCCCTTTTCCGTACATAATACAGACATACTTATATAGTGGGAATTGGTTAATATGATTGGTAAAACACGTATATTCAAAGTGACAGTATACGGTgtttatttacttatatttGAAAGCCAAATGAATTATTGtctattcagaaaaaaaaaagagtgaatgATTtgcataaatattaataatacaTATTTCGTTGagatctcttttttctttaaatttttatcacATTCTTTCCATTTCATTGCTACAATGTCGATAGCTGCTTCACATTTTAGATTATCTTTACTTGATTTACTTTATAATTGatgatatataatacaaattaaaAGATAGAACTTTTGTATTCAGTTCTAAGTAGTTTaggtattttttattttcagtccATTTCTCGGTTACTTATGCtactatattttttgttacttATACAACCTATTCCATTAACTACTTACGCAATTACATTTTCCtttctattaattaaaatatcaaaattgtaACTTCAGTTAATCGTatctgtttttcatttttaagaTTTATCGAGCGTAACCATTCAGAATtcctaataaaaaatatatatattacatgtatactgttttatttttacttatataatactaaattaataaataattatgataCCCATTTTCCTTTAGATATTAATCTATTATGGATaagtataataatatatatgtatatatgttgaaTATAGTATTCTTTAATTATGGGACCTAAAATTTGGAGCGATTCTAGCAAATTAAGAATTTACGAGCCGTACCCCTCATGGACACTCGAGATCTCCGACCACATTTGAGGTTACTAATGACCTTGCCTTTGGCTGCTGTGGTTGGTGACGAGCCATCACAACTCCTCCCACCTATTGATCGTCCAagctctctcttctcttcttttttttcaagaattatttttaattttctatattaaaGAATgatataattagaaaaaaaattatatcagagtttgaaaaaaggaaaagttataGGCGTGTCAAATAGGGGTAACATCCATAATGTAGTACTTCTAGTGTTTTAGAATTAGAAAAGGAAGTATATATTTACACATTCCTGTCTCTAAATAAGATTGACTTAATTAAAGCACTTAATGAATTAAACATTTAGAGGTTAATCACTTAATTTCAACACTTAAAATTAAGTCCAAGGAAATGCCACCGAAAAGGTCACCTAATTTAGTGGAATTTACACTAATTAAATTTGTAAGTATACTATTTTGCCCCTAAACCCAATGAATCTTACCATTCGAATGTATGGAAAATTGATTTGATCATTCCATTTCTGATGCAGGTAAGGACTTGGTGTTGCTCCTCACGTCTCTATGGTTCCTCTTCGATGTAGTGTGCTTTGCTACTAAAGCGGAGCACACAATGAggattgagagagagagagagagagagtaatgGCAAGACGTTCATCCtcaatatgaaaataaaaactcaaaGTTCGCTTTCCATCTAGAGTTTATTATCACCTTTGGATTCCTTCCCCTTCCTCAACTGGACCTATACACACTCTATAGCTACAAAAAGAAAGCATGTAAAAATTAAGTATCATTGTAAGTGGGAGAAAAAGAGGAATGAAggattattattttcaactgTTTTATGGTGAAATTGTAAAAAGTAATTTACCAATGCTTAAATCTAGTTTGTATCAAATGAAggattatttaataaatgtaCTTAGTTGCATCAAATCTAAATTGGTCCATCTATGATGCCCGAATGATAAACATGCACGTGAAATAATTGAAACATAGCTTTATCTTATGAGACCAAAACGTCTTTGATGATCCGATTTGTCTTTGCAAGATATTCAGTTAAATCACCTTTCGGATTACAAAGAAAGGTACATGTGTTGAGAAGGTGATAAGATAATAGAAATTAACGGTGTTTGGAAGTTCCACTGGAAAAAATCAAACACGTGAGGCTTGATCTCATGAGGCCAAAACATCTTTGATGACCCGATTTGTCGTTAAAAATATTCAGTTAAATCACCTTTCCAATTATAAAGAAAGGCACATGTGTTGAGCTGGTCATAAGAGAATGAGAAATTAAAGGGGCCGGTTTGGAAGTTCCATTGGGAGAATTGAAAACCATAACGTATTGGGTTATAGTCTTGATTACAGATCGAGACAAGTATTTTTACACTGAGCACAACTTTCTCAGTGATAAAAATAActcaataaatgaaataaaataaaaattatttagttCTTTGGCATCATTGCAACATCTACCTTATACATAGGTGAAGGTTCACTATTGGAGTTGTTCGATGTAGTGATACTATCTACTTATTCCTTTTCtcacctttttttctttttttttattttttaaggaaaaatttGGACGTCACCCCTTATAATTTGTAAAATGGTCAACAACATTccatcattttaaaattagccacatgcacccctccttttgctaatttctactttttttccttaaatcgGGTCAGATTTGGTTCGGGTAAATAAATCAGGTAATGGGTCAATTTGTGTAGTTCTATGACATGGGATCCACATGACAAAGTGAATATTTTCTTGCTGCCAGATCAGCAAAAGAAGGGGTGGTGTGTGGCTAATTTTTGAAAGGAGAGATGTCGTTGGTCATTTCACAAATTATAGGGGTGTCGTCGAAATTTAcgtttttttaataagaattTATTCCGGTCGAACTCATAAACACCTACAAGATTATGGATCCAAGTAACTCTACATGCGAGAACAGCTCCAGATAGCGTTTCTAAGGGCTACGATGCAAGGAGGTGGGAGCTTCCCAAACTCGTGGACAGACACGGCACGAGATCTACGCACGTCACATTTACTTGCTTGAgggttattattatttaatttacatGATAATGGAAGAGAATAAGGATGAACTATGATGTAGAACTATAGCAAAGCAAGATTCAAGTAAGACTTTTGAGGCAATAGTTGATCTATTGTTATCGAATTCCGAAGATAtaaggagaggaagaagatcaGGGCAAGACGAAGGCAGGGGAGAGGACAGAGGCAGAGAAGAATACATAAGCAACCCACGACACCATACTATCGTTAGGATCCATCCAAATACAAATCTCAGCAGCAGCTTCCAATTCACATTCTGCAACAAAATCCAAAAACAAAGAACCCGGTCCGGAATGGTTTACCCATGAACCAAAAGCGGAAAATCATATTTTCCCGTGGAACCACTCATGTGAAGTCTTTCCGGTTAAGAATTGAAGTATGTGTTATGTGGCCTTACCTGAGGATTATCAGCAAGCCCAACACCCACTAGGGACCCAACAAAGGCATGGACACTCGAAACAGGAAGTTTCATCAGGGAGACCGCAACAATGGCTCCTATTGTTGATTGCTGACAAGCCAGGCCCCTTGAGTTGCTCATGTATGTGAGTTTCCCTCCCAAGCTCTGCGTCAGTCGACACCTGACTAGCCTGAATCCCATTGCCGCACTCAGCCCTCCTATTGCTCTGAACCACCAAGCCACTTGTATAGATTTCTGAATATACTCATCAAACAAAACGAATGAAAAGTTAGTTTGtaagaaatgaaatgaataaaattgcACTTGAAATAGAAGCATAATCACCAGATCTTTCCCAACTCCGGAGATTTTTGTTCTGTGGGTAAAAACATTGTGGATTGCTCCAAATGGACTCACAAGAGCCGCTACTTCACTGGCTGATTGAATTAGCCTACATCCCATATTCGAGTTTACTGTCATACCTAAACAGCCATCTGTTTTTGTTCTTTTGGATCGGTTCGAGAAGCAGAACTTACATAAAAATGCAAGAAGCTAATACATGAGGAAATCCAAATAAGTCCTCCAGACCGTCGTACTTCTCTGCCAGTGCATGCATGATAAGGGCAGCTGTGTCATATACTATGACCTGCAATTGCGTTTAACCATGTGACAATCCGTTAAAACTCTCAAAACGCATGTAACAAAGCAGGCAAATAATTTACATAGTTCAGTTTTCTCATCTATAGTTGGGAAATCTTGTGACGAACAGATAGCtcaacaataaatatatcctGCAGTTTTCAACGAAACAACCAACGGAATAGCTGTATGGCCCAAAGTCCTTTTAAAGGGTGTCACAGGCATGGTTCAGTATGATAAATTACTCACAGGAAATAAAGTAGACcttttgaatttcaaaataaagcTCGGAGTTTCTTTTCCCTTAACAGTCCAAGATTTCTTTGTTTGTGCCAACAACCTGTTCGGTGTAGATTCCAGCAACTGCTTGAATGGAGTCGACTGTGACGTCTGATGACTGCCAGAAGCATCCAGAGCAATCTCATTGCAACTTTGGGTTGTGTACTATTGTCAGTTCTAGAATCTTGTCTTGTTTCTGATGTCATTGAGGATTGACACACCAGAGACTCGTCGTTCTTGTTGGTATCGTATTTTGACTTCCTTTTAGCTAAAGCAATCACCACAATCTGTTTAAGAGGCACCAGCACAAGATTCTTCCGTCAGTATCAGTATGATACCGCACTAGTAGTAAGAccaaaaataaagtaaaagagATGGGTGAAATATGGACTTTACCAGAGATGGTATAGCTCCGGTCAAGGTTGCGAGTGCAGTAGCAACCATAGCAGCCCATTTCTAAGGTTCAGCTAAATTTGGTATGACCTACAATAGAATGATAGCTCAGTTAACAAGTATAATCGAAGCTTAAATTGATAATTGTGAACGTTTCGAGAATATCTCTTTCCAGGTTAATTTCAAAAGAGCTGAGACTGAAAACCTGGTAGACGATGAAGAGGCAGAGAAGTCCCGCGGATATGCCATAGTCAATTGGCAGGAAAAGTAGGATTCACTTCTCAGCATTATTGTggcgaagaagaagagaattcATCGTGGTGAATAGGCAAAACCCGAGTGGGCAGGCTACTAATGGAGTAGCTGCCCACTCCAGGAAGATCTTCAGGAGTCTCCACCTTTAAAGCTATGAAACTCATTCTGCATGGCACCAATTCAAGTAGTTGATTGGACAGAGCTCTTTCGGAGCTTAAAGTGCAGAATTTTGTGCAGTAAATCTCCCTAAATATAATCAGACATCTCTGTTTTCTTCCTTTATGTCATTGATTTGTACATAATTTTCTTACCGTGTGCCAAATGGGAAGTCGGCTAAATCCTTTGTTAACAAGTAAGGTCCCGAGGAGCGCAGCCTGTGAAGATTGCCTAGCTGAGACTGGGATTTCCCAATGTGTTGCCACTGCAAGCCATATAGCTGTTTCCAAAGATTCAGAAGCAAATATTTCAGATCCTGACCCTTGCTTGCACCCTCTGTGTTTGGAtttcttctttaattttttttcccatgaAGTTAAGACATCAACAAGATCAACATCGAAGCAGTTTGATTGGAAGAGGTGATTAGTATGTTGTGACTATAACAACTATCATGCTCCACATCAGGAACCCTTCACTGGGCTGCTGTTCCTTAAAAAACTGCAACGAAACAAACATTAACGACGACTGCTGGCAATTCCAATTGCGTCTTTTGAAAACAATCAAGAATACTTCGAGAAACTTGATGACTGAAGTTTCCAATTTCCATACACCGGACAACAGGGAATCGACAGTGCTCCTGCTTGCAAGAGCCGCTCCAGGATGTTAGTTGTATGCCATAGAGCCGTTATGCCTACTTTGGATAATTCCTATTTATGGCAGTTAATTGATCTGTTATTCATAATATGTGTATATTTATCAGAATAAGTCCGGAAGATTTTTGTTAGAAGCTTCATTCTTAAGGAGTTGTGAATATGAGTGCTGGAGTAATCCAGTACAAGTTTCTTGAAAACAGTTCACGATCGTAGCAGCCTTAACTGGGCATTATCACTCCAGAAGATTGTCATCTCTGTTTACGTCCATAAATAGTATGCGATACTAATGATAATGGAATAGTGAGTCCCATGCTATACGATATTACATGTCGAGACAAACATGTGGACACttatgggtaaattgcactggcggtccaaaatgttttataaatgtttcattatggtccaaaaagtttttttcgctacatgatggtacaaaatgtttcaaaattatttcatgatggtacaaaccgtcaattggtcctaacgccgttaacattttgctgacgtagcgtcctatgtgtcacttttgttacgtgaaaccaatcatagtgcgacacgtcatttaagagaaaataaaattttaaaaagtccaaaaaatacaaaaaataatttaaaaataccaaaaaatagtaaaaaaatttttaaaaataaaaatatatatttaaaaattttggaaaattttaaattgtttttaaaaatacaaaaaaaacaagaaaagagtaaaaatttggaaaaaaattattttaaaattttaaaaattttaaaattatttttaaaaattttaaaattttttaaatgatttttgttatttttaaaaataattttaaataattttataaataattttaaatttattattaaaatgtttttaatttaatattaaaattattttaaatttaaaataatataaattcttttaaattttaaatttaaattttaaattaaaagtttaaaattatttttaaaagtttttaaaatttaaaattatttttaaaagttttaaaattttaaaatttttagaattatttaaaatttttcggtcACATCAGCAAagaggtgacacgtagtagccacgtcagcgtcggcttgacggcgtcaagctcgagttgatggtttgtaccatcatgaaacaattttgaaacattttgtaccatcatgtagcgaaaaaaactttttggaccataatgaaacatttgtaaaacattttggaccaccagtgcaatttacccggacacttatatgataagtaggTCGAACATGACGCTTGGATAATGTAAGCACTATATTTCATTAATgtcaataaaatattatctagaTCATATTAGTGCTTGTAATCCTTAGATTTGAGATTGTACGGTTGCCTTGTGCATAGGTGGCTAAAGTTTGCTACTGTTTATGTACTTATGTCGAGCATAGTATTTGGCAGCCGGTGGCTTTAGTTAGTTGTGTATGAGAGGCAGGTGGCCAGTCAAGAAGGGATTCATTAACCTGAATGAACTAGGAAAATATCCTATGGATATGAGGTTGATTCTCAATCAAGAAATCCTTGACTAAGGTAGTTGGACTTAAATAGAAAGGAGTTTCTAGTTTAAGTCCTAATGATCAAAGACTAGAAACCCAGATACTCCATAAGGTCAACTATAGGGTTTGACATTAACAATGACCCTGGCTTGATCGGGATCTTACAATGAAGGGACTCGAGTGCATGTATGATCGTTGGTTCATAAGAATGTCCTAATTGAACATTCATCATTACTTGGTTGATCATGACATGTTATGTTAGACGTTACCCATGACTTATGAGAGCCAAGggcattttgaaaattttacctTCTAGTGCGAAAAGGAGTttccaataatatcaaagaaGTTGATATTATAATCGCATTGCCAATTAATGGTGAAT
This genomic window contains:
- the LOC116205281 gene encoding LOW QUALITY PROTEIN: sodium-dependent phosphate transporter 1-like (The sequence of the model RefSeq protein was modified relative to this genomic sequence to represent the inferred CDS: inserted 2 bases in 2 codons; deleted 1 base in 1 codon; substituted 1 base at 1 genomic stop codon); this translates as MYSEYSPVVPIELPDSVIGKWQETYHKIPIFGAFAAIAAAFMVGANSLPAPFPTVVGSGTMTLPKAFAMACVVYAPGAALASRSTVDSLLSGFFKEQQPSEGFLMWSMIVVIVTTAIWLAVATHWEIPVSARQSSQAALLGTLLVNKGFSRLPIWHTNEFHSFKGGXLLKIFLEWAATPLVACPLGFCLFTTMNSLLLRHNNAEKXILLFLPIDYGISAGLLCLFIVYQKWAAMVATALATLTGAIPSLIVVIALAKRKSKYDTNKNDESLSSDVTVDSIQAVAGIYTEQVIVYDTAALIMHALAEKYDGLEDLFGFPHVLASCIFMLIQSASEVAALVSPFGAIHNVFTHRTKISGVGKDLKSIQVAWWFRAIGGLSAAMGFRLVRCRLTQSLGGKLTYMSNSRGLACQQSTIGAIVAVSLMKLPVSSVHAFVGSLVGVGLADNPQNVNWKLLLRFVFGWILTIVWCRGXAYVFFSASVLSPAFVLP